In a genomic window of Streptomyces sp. SJL17-4:
- a CDS encoding sensor histidine kinase: MNRQRIGVTDWAIAVGVTAALLFAGLRQQGPTQLDPLGYALLVGGGLALVWGRRAPVTVLAVTAVCALGHQVIGFDAPAVAYLFAVYAAVRAGHRVVAVAGSVIMPVAVTLALLASPHDLTMGEALTRTRDVLQLAWLIAAGAAGEALRQAERRADEAERTREETARRRADEERLHIARELHDSLTHQISVIKVQAEVAVHLAGRRGEQVPEALLVIREAGREAARELRATLEALRDDDKNPPRGLADVPELVRRARAPGLDARLTVEGHRSDVPAAVDRTAYRIVQESLTNVARHAAATTASVRIDHRPDALVIRVDDDGGARPDTVPVPGVGLLGMRERVTALGGRLRAEPRPGGGFTVRAELPVERTSLPSSRTSPPSERTP; this comes from the coding sequence ATGAACAGGCAACGCATCGGTGTCACGGACTGGGCGATCGCCGTCGGCGTGACGGCGGCCCTGCTGTTCGCCGGGCTGCGGCAGCAAGGGCCCACGCAGCTCGATCCACTGGGCTACGCGTTGCTGGTCGGCGGCGGTCTCGCTCTGGTCTGGGGCCGCCGGGCTCCCGTCACCGTGCTGGCCGTGACCGCGGTCTGCGCGCTGGGCCACCAGGTGATCGGTTTCGACGCGCCCGCCGTGGCCTATCTGTTCGCCGTGTACGCCGCTGTGCGGGCGGGACACCGCGTCGTCGCGGTGGCCGGTTCCGTGATCATGCCGGTTGCCGTGACGCTCGCGCTGCTCGCCTCCCCTCACGACCTGACCATGGGCGAGGCGTTGACGCGGACCCGGGACGTCCTCCAACTGGCCTGGCTGATCGCCGCCGGGGCGGCGGGTGAGGCGCTGCGCCAGGCCGAGCGCCGGGCGGACGAGGCCGAGCGCACCCGGGAGGAGACCGCGCGGCGCCGCGCCGACGAGGAACGGCTGCACATCGCCCGGGAGCTGCACGACTCGCTCACCCACCAGATCTCCGTCATCAAGGTGCAGGCCGAGGTGGCCGTCCACCTGGCCGGCCGGCGGGGCGAGCAGGTGCCGGAGGCCCTGCTCGTGATCCGCGAGGCCGGACGTGAAGCGGCACGGGAACTGCGGGCGACGCTGGAGGCACTGCGCGACGACGACAAGAACCCGCCGCGTGGGCTCGCCGACGTACCGGAACTGGTACGGCGGGCCCGGGCGCCCGGTCTGGACGCGCGGCTGACCGTCGAGGGGCACCGGTCCGACGTGCCCGCCGCGGTGGACCGGACGGCGTACCGGATCGTCCAGGAGTCGCTGACCAACGTCGCCCGGCATGCCGCCGCCACCACCGCGTCGGTCCGGATCGACCACCGTCCCGACGCCCTTGTCATCCGGGTCGACGACGACGGCGGGGCGAGGCCGGACACCGTACCGGTGCCCGGTGTCGGACTGCTCGGGATGCGCGAGCGGGTCACCGCCCTGGGTGGCCGGCTGCGAGCGGAACCGCGCCCCGGGGGCGGGTTCACCGTCCGGGCCGAACTTCCCGTGGAGCGCACGTCCCTCCCGTCGAGCCGCACGTCCCCGCCGTCGGAGCGCACGCCGTGA
- a CDS encoding DUF6223 family protein, whose translation MSPDTATVIAADVLSLSSGRVGAIVATLLGLVGVAVGGRALARAVGRTGTVIGSGSARTGAFAALAAGLIALAVGGTVVATSEGAIGSGNGLGGAFVALLMGLVAAVLGGLALTRSSRRRAG comes from the coding sequence ATGTCCCCAGACACTGCCACCGTCATCGCCGCCGACGTCCTCTCCCTGAGCTCCGGTCGGGTCGGAGCCATCGTGGCCACCCTGCTGGGCCTCGTCGGCGTCGCCGTCGGCGGACGGGCGCTGGCCCGCGCCGTCGGCCGTACCGGCACCGTCATCGGCTCCGGCTCCGCGCGGACCGGGGCCTTCGCCGCGCTCGCGGCGGGGCTGATCGCCCTGGCCGTCGGCGGGACCGTCGTGGCCACCTCCGAGGGGGCCATCGGCTCCGGCAACGGACTGGGCGGGGCTTTCGTGGCCCTCCTCATGGGGCTGGTCGCCGCCGTCCTCGGCGGCCTGGCACTGACCCGCTCCTCCCGTCGCCGGGCCGGCTGA
- a CDS encoding DUF6232 family protein — protein MAVTGNVGPPMPPGPPPGPPSGPPGPPSGPASTEPDPRKGAPLHLRVSRRMLWVGPAAFPLHNITRVETYRIKPDRGAAFLRFLKWLLVVALVYAALLGASDAQTRSDLRDNPGILIVVVVVLAGFLLRDLFEPAKPALAVELSSGSAVLVTLPSMEELRDIAGLIARAIDNPAAEFSTVVRQFNNTNNYGPVVNMNGGRNNRGINL, from the coding sequence GCCGTCACAGGGAACGTGGGACCGCCCATGCCGCCGGGGCCACCGCCGGGGCCGCCGTCCGGTCCGCCGGGTCCGCCGTCGGGGCCGGCCTCGACGGAGCCGGACCCCCGCAAGGGAGCCCCCCTGCATCTCCGGGTCAGCCGCCGGATGCTGTGGGTGGGGCCGGCGGCCTTCCCCCTGCACAACATCACCCGCGTCGAGACGTACAGGATCAAGCCCGACCGGGGCGCGGCCTTCCTGCGCTTCCTGAAGTGGCTCCTCGTCGTCGCGCTCGTCTACGCCGCGCTCTTGGGAGCGAGTGACGCCCAGACCCGTTCCGATCTCCGCGACAACCCGGGCATCCTCATCGTCGTGGTGGTCGTGCTCGCCGGGTTCCTCCTCAGGGACCTCTTCGAGCCGGCGAAGCCGGCGCTGGCCGTCGAGCTGTCCAGCGGTTCCGCGGTGCTCGTGACGCTGCCCAGCATGGAGGAGCTGCGGGACATCGCCGGACTGATCGCCAGGGCGATCGACAACCCGGCCGCCGAGTTCAGCACGGTCGTACGGCAGTTCAACAACACGAACAACTACGGCCCCGTGGTCAATATGAACGGCGGCCGGAACAACAGGGGGATCAACCTGTGA
- a CDS encoding response regulator transcription factor → MIRVLLVDDQPLIRSGFRALLDIEDDIEVVAEAGDGREGLALAREHLPDIALVDIQMPVVDGIETTRRIAADPDLAGVHVVVLTNYGLDEYVFDALRAGAAGFLVKDIVPEDFLHAVRVAARGDALLAPSITRKLIDRYVSQPPSGRARTGLKELTNREREAVVLVARGLSNDEIAATMVITPLTAKTHINRAMTKLDARDRAQLVVLAYESGLVTPGSPGSA, encoded by the coding sequence GTGATCCGTGTCCTGCTGGTCGACGACCAGCCACTCATCCGCAGTGGGTTCCGCGCCCTCCTCGACATCGAGGACGACATCGAGGTGGTGGCCGAGGCGGGCGACGGACGGGAGGGTCTTGCTCTGGCCAGGGAGCACCTGCCCGACATCGCGCTCGTCGACATCCAGATGCCGGTCGTCGACGGCATCGAGACGACCCGGCGCATCGCCGCGGACCCGGACCTGGCCGGGGTGCACGTCGTCGTCCTCACCAACTACGGGCTCGACGAGTACGTCTTCGACGCGCTCCGCGCCGGCGCGGCCGGTTTCCTCGTCAAGGACATCGTCCCCGAGGACTTCCTGCACGCCGTGCGGGTCGCCGCGCGCGGCGATGCCCTGCTCGCGCCGTCGATCACCCGCAAGCTCATCGACCGGTACGTCTCCCAGCCACCGTCCGGGCGTGCCCGTACGGGGCTGAAGGAGTTGACCAACCGTGAGCGCGAGGCCGTCGTCCTGGTCGCGCGAGGACTCTCCAACGACGAGATCGCCGCCACCATGGTGATCACCCCGCTGACCGCGAAGACCCACATCAACCGCGCCATGACCAAGCTGGACGCCCGTGACCGCGCCCAGCTCGTCGTCCTGGCCTACGAATCGGGCCTGGTGACGCCGGGGAGTCCCGGTTCGGCCTAG
- a CDS encoding nucleoside/nucleotide kinase family protein yields the protein MPRMDAQQFDRLAARARALAERPGDGRPPRRILGLAGAPGAGKSTLAARLVARLDGLAVLVPMDGFHLAQAELDRLGRAGRKGAPDTFDAAGYLALLARLRAPAPGTTVYAPAFDRALEEPIAGAIPVGPEIPLVVTEGNYLLYDEGAWAGVLPLLDEAWYLDLDARRRVPRLVDRHVRFGKDRARAERWVRDSDEANARLIAPGRDRAHLVVPMS from the coding sequence ATGCCCCGCATGGACGCGCAGCAGTTCGACCGCCTCGCCGCTCGGGCGCGGGCCCTCGCCGAGCGCCCCGGGGACGGCCGCCCGCCCCGCCGCATCCTCGGGCTCGCCGGCGCGCCCGGCGCGGGGAAGTCCACGCTCGCCGCGCGGCTCGTCGCCCGCCTCGACGGGCTCGCCGTCCTCGTCCCCATGGACGGCTTCCACCTGGCCCAGGCCGAACTGGACCGCCTCGGCCGGGCCGGCCGCAAGGGCGCGCCCGACACCTTCGACGCCGCCGGGTACCTCGCGCTCCTCGCCAGGCTGCGCGCCCCCGCCCCCGGCACCACCGTCTACGCCCCCGCCTTCGACCGCGCCCTGGAGGAGCCGATCGCCGGGGCGATACCCGTCGGCCCCGAGATACCGCTGGTCGTCACCGAGGGCAACTACCTGCTGTACGACGAGGGCGCCTGGGCCGGCGTCCTGCCGCTCCTCGACGAGGCCTGGTACCTCGACCTGGACGCCCGGCGCCGCGTCCCCCGGCTCGTCGACCGTCACGTCCGCTTCGGCAAGGACCGCGCCCGCGCCGAACGCTGGGTGCGGGACTCGGACGAGGCGAACGCCCGCCTGATCGCCCCCGGCCGCGACCGCGCCCACCTCGTGGTGCCCATGTCCTAG
- a CDS encoding VOC family protein, whose amino-acid sequence MPSIALVTLVVRDYDEAIAFYTDALGFDLVEDTDRGDGSRWVVVRPPGAAGVGGLGNAGLLLARAKNDSEEASVGNQTGGRVGFFLHTEDFARDHTRMTAAGVKFLEDPRHEPYGSVAVFEDLYGNRWDLLQPADPAA is encoded by the coding sequence ATGCCGTCCATCGCACTCGTCACCCTCGTCGTCCGTGATTACGACGAGGCCATCGCCTTCTACACCGACGCCCTCGGATTCGACCTGGTCGAGGACACCGACCGGGGCGACGGCAGCCGCTGGGTCGTCGTCCGCCCGCCCGGCGCGGCCGGGGTCGGCGGACTCGGGAACGCGGGCCTGCTCCTGGCCCGCGCCAAGAACGACTCCGAGGAGGCGTCCGTCGGCAACCAGACGGGCGGCCGGGTCGGCTTCTTCCTCCACACCGAGGACTTCGCCCGCGACCACACGCGGATGACGGCTGCGGGCGTCAAGTTCCTGGAGGACCCGCGGCACGAGCCGTACGGCTCGGTCGCCGTCTTCGAGGACCTGTACGGCAACCGCTGGGACCTCCTCCAGCCGGCCGACCCTGCCGCGTAG
- a CDS encoding tetratricopeptide repeat protein, whose translation MTTDQELPDWERRVAALWERLDTYEPADFRARAAALAAERPDDAAALFELGAAHDSTGEPEEAVRLYRRALDQGLTGLRRRRAVIQLASSLRNLGRPDRSVELLTAERDIPAAELDADETALSGAVDAFLALALADTGRDREAASLALGALAPLLPRYNRSLAHYARSLLTSPDGS comes from the coding sequence ATGACCACCGATCAGGAACTGCCCGACTGGGAGCGCCGCGTCGCCGCCCTCTGGGAGCGGCTCGACACGTACGAGCCCGCCGACTTCCGCGCCCGTGCCGCCGCCCTCGCCGCCGAGCGCCCCGACGACGCGGCCGCCCTCTTCGAACTGGGCGCCGCCCACGACTCCACCGGCGAGCCGGAGGAGGCCGTGCGCCTCTACCGGCGAGCCCTCGACCAGGGCCTCACCGGTCTGCGCCGCCGCCGGGCCGTCATCCAGCTCGCCAGCAGCCTGCGCAACCTCGGCCGCCCCGACCGCAGCGTCGAACTCCTCACCGCCGAGCGCGACATCCCCGCGGCCGAGCTCGACGCCGACGAGACCGCGCTCTCCGGCGCCGTCGACGCCTTCCTCGCCCTCGCCCTCGCCGACACCGGGCGCGACCGCGAGGCCGCCTCCCTCGCCCTCGGCGCCCTCGCACCCCTGCTGCCCCGCTACAACCGCTCCCTCGCCCACTACGCCCGCTCTCTCCTCACCTCCCCCGACGGGTCCTGA